A stretch of Thermococcus bergensis DNA encodes these proteins:
- a CDS encoding Maf-like protein has product MRLILASQSPRRREILAKFFGAFDVIPSNVSEDSKASDPAEHAMEVARKKARDVYSRYGGTVVGADTIVVLDEKILGKPKNEEEAKEMLRALSGRIHKVITGYCIVHEGREITGYVVTEVKFRELSEEEIEWYVSTGEPLDKAGAYGIQGKGGVLVEWIKGDYYNVVGFPMKIILELKNLGFKLS; this is encoded by the coding sequence ATGAGGCTGATCTTAGCGTCCCAAAGTCCAAGGAGAAGGGAGATACTTGCGAAGTTCTTTGGTGCCTTTGATGTCATCCCGAGCAACGTTAGTGAGGACTCCAAAGCTTCAGACCCCGCAGAACACGCTATGGAAGTGGCAAGGAAAAAAGCCCGTGATGTGTATTCTCGATACGGGGGCACAGTTGTAGGCGCGGATACAATAGTCGTCTTAGATGAAAAAATCCTCGGAAAGCCAAAAAATGAGGAAGAAGCAAAGGAAATGCTCAGAGCTTTAAGCGGAAGAATACACAAAGTAATCACCGGATACTGCATTGTCCATGAGGGGAGGGAGATTACGGGTTATGTTGTCACGGAGGTCAAGTTCCGGGAGCTCAGCGAGGAAGAGATAGAATGGTACGTCTCTACAGGCGAACCCCTTGACAAGGCAGGTGCCTATGGAATCCAAGGAAAAGGAGGAGTTTTGGTTGAATGGATAAAAGGGGATTACTATAATGTTGTTGGTTTTCCGATGAAAATAATCCTTGAGCTTAAAAACTTGGGATTTAAACTTTCATAA
- a CDS encoding PHP domain-containing protein has product MDLHTHTRFSDGIGYIRDNIAEAERKGLKIVGISDHVHFFTPHLLNSYLSLIDQAKKESEITVLAGIEANILPDGVDINDDFRKKLDYVIASVHLYFEPGGHDEYLKLIKLAIQDENVDIIGHFGNVFPYIGHPSMEEYKEIIELAEEHGKAFEISSRYRVPDLDFIKLCIRKGVKLTFASDAHRPKDVGSISWSLKAFKKAGGKKEDLLFSELL; this is encoded by the coding sequence ATGGACCTTCACACCCATACAAGGTTTTCTGATGGAATCGGTTACATAAGGGATAATATTGCCGAGGCTGAAAGGAAGGGACTAAAGATTGTTGGAATCAGCGATCACGTGCATTTCTTTACTCCTCATCTGCTCAACTCATACCTTTCCCTTATAGATCAAGCCAAAAAAGAAAGCGAGATAACTGTTCTGGCTGGAATAGAGGCCAATATTCTCCCGGACGGAGTTGATATAAACGACGACTTTAGAAAAAAGCTTGACTATGTAATAGCCTCCGTTCACCTGTACTTTGAGCCGGGAGGGCATGATGAATACCTCAAACTCATAAAGCTCGCCATTCAGGATGAAAACGTTGATATAATCGGGCACTTTGGGAATGTCTTCCCTTATATAGGCCATCCCTCAATGGAAGAATACAAAGAAATCATTGAGCTGGCAGAGGAGCATGGAAAAGCGTTCGAGATAAGCTCCCGCTACAGAGTTCCGGATTTGGATTTCATAAAGCTGTGCATCAGAAAAGGAGTAAAGCTAACCTTCGCGAGCGATGCCCACAGGCCGAAAGACGTTGGAAGCATAAGCTGGAGTTTAAAGGCATTTAAAAAAGCCGGGGGCAAAAAGGAGGATTTACTCTTTTCAGAGCTCTTATGA
- a CDS encoding cobalamin B12-binding domain-containing protein has product MVERSKVRVLIAKPGLDGHDRGAKVIARALRDAGFEVIYTGIRQTPEQIVETVIQEDIDVLGLSILSGAHMVLIPKILRLLEEKGIKPNEDILVLAGGIIPPDDAQELEKMGVARVFGPGSPIEEIIKFIDENIPKLKKFRGES; this is encoded by the coding sequence ATGGTCGAGCGCTCAAAAGTTAGGGTTCTAATAGCAAAGCCAGGACTGGACGGCCATGATAGAGGAGCAAAGGTTATAGCGAGAGCCCTTAGAGATGCCGGTTTTGAGGTCATCTATACTGGAATAAGACAAACGCCCGAGCAGATCGTGGAAACTGTCATTCAGGAGGATATAGACGTTCTCGGGTTGAGCATTCTCTCTGGAGCACACATGGTTCTCATACCAAAGATTCTCAGACTTCTGGAAGAGAAGGGCATAAAGCCAAATGAAGACATCCTTGTTCTTGCTGGAGGCATAATACCGCCCGATGATGCTCAAGAGCTTGAGAAAATGGGTGTTGCAAGGGTTTTTGGCCCTGGAAGCCCAATTGAGGAGATTATTAAATTTATCGACGAGAACATTCCAAAGCTCAAGAAGTTCAGGGGAGAAAGCTAA
- the meaB gene encoding methylmalonyl Co-A mutase-associated GTPase MeaB — translation MIDELIERMLKGDKRATARLITLVENDEEKAREIVKKIYPYTGNAYIIGITGPPGSGKSTLVDKLIKKARDEGKIVGVIAIDPTSPFTGGALLGDRIRMQRHSTDPGVFIRSMATRGSLGGLAKATNDAIKVLDAYGCDVIFVETVGVGQIEVDIVKTADTVVLVTVPGLGDDIQAIKAGLMEIADIFVVNKADKEGAEATMFELELMLDLEKEKWEKRGWRPPIVSTIAFTNKGIDQLWEAINKHRAFLFERGEIEKKRKFRIEEEIKAIVSSTIARKIGEMMGDNEISQLIEKIANREIDPYSAADLVLEKALGVKV, via the coding sequence ATGATCGATGAGCTAATTGAGAGAATGCTTAAAGGAGATAAGAGGGCAACTGCAAGGCTGATAACTTTAGTAGAGAACGACGAAGAAAAAGCAAGAGAAATAGTCAAAAAAATCTATCCCTACACGGGAAACGCCTATATAATTGGAATAACTGGTCCTCCCGGCTCTGGAAAGTCAACTCTGGTTGACAAGCTCATAAAAAAAGCCAGGGATGAAGGAAAAATAGTGGGAGTTATAGCTATAGACCCCACATCTCCGTTCACGGGAGGAGCTCTTCTTGGAGATAGAATAAGAATGCAGAGACATTCCACAGATCCAGGCGTATTTATAAGGAGTATGGCAACAAGAGGTTCTCTCGGAGGGCTGGCGAAGGCAACAAACGATGCTATAAAGGTTCTTGATGCCTACGGGTGTGACGTTATCTTTGTGGAGACCGTTGGCGTGGGACAGATTGAAGTAGATATCGTAAAGACTGCCGACACAGTAGTTTTAGTCACCGTTCCGGGACTTGGAGATGACATTCAGGCTATAAAAGCGGGGCTTATGGAGATAGCTGATATCTTCGTTGTTAACAAAGCCGATAAAGAAGGCGCGGAGGCTACAATGTTCGAACTTGAGCTGATGCTGGACCTTGAAAAGGAGAAGTGGGAAAAAAGAGGGTGGAGGCCACCGATAGTTTCCACCATTGCCTTTACCAATAAAGGGATTGACCAGCTTTGGGAAGCAATTAACAAGCATAGAGCATTTCTGTTTGAGCGCGGTGAAATCGAGAAGAAGAGGAAGTTCAGAATTGAGGAGGAGATTAAAGCAATCGTTTCGAGCACCATCGCAAGGAAAATTGGAGAGATGATGGGAGATAACGAAATATCCCAGCTCATAGAGAAGATTGCTAATAGAGAGATTGACCCTTACTCTGCTGCTGATCTTGTTTTAGAAAAAGCCCTGGGGGTGAAAGTGTGA
- the mce gene encoding methylmalonyl-CoA epimerase yields the protein MIKKVDHIGIAVKNLEEAIKIWENLGLKVEEIEEVPDQKVRTAIFHAGETRIELLEATSEDSPIAKFIEKRGEGIHHIALGVDNIEEHLEKLKEKGFRLIDEKPRIGAGGAKIAFVHPKSVGGVLLELCEREE from the coding sequence GTGATAAAGAAAGTTGACCACATTGGGATTGCTGTTAAGAACCTTGAGGAGGCTATTAAGATTTGGGAAAACCTCGGGTTAAAGGTCGAGGAGATTGAAGAGGTGCCAGATCAAAAAGTTAGGACAGCTATTTTCCACGCCGGTGAGACAAGGATCGAGCTTTTGGAGGCAACCTCAGAAGATTCTCCAATAGCTAAGTTTATTGAAAAGAGGGGCGAAGGAATACACCACATTGCCCTCGGTGTTGACAACATTGAGGAGCACCTGGAGAAGCTCAAAGAAAAGGGGTTCAGGCTTATTGATGAAAAGCCCAGAATAGGTGCTGGTGGTGCGAAGATAGCTTTCGTACACCCGAAGAGCGTTGGTGGAGTTCTCCTCGAGCTTTGTGAAAGAGAAGAATAA
- a CDS encoding ribonuclease P protein component 4: protein MSKKFIRLREQREKKKIALERIDILFSLAERVFPYDKELANRYVEIALAVQQKAKVRMPRKWKRRYCKKCHSFLVPGVNARVRLREKRMPHVVVKCLECGYIMRYPYLREKKERRKSNIFKD from the coding sequence ATGTCAAAGAAATTCATAAGGCTTAGGGAACAAAGGGAAAAGAAGAAAATAGCCCTTGAGAGAATAGATATTCTTTTTAGCCTGGCTGAGAGGGTTTTTCCCTACGATAAAGAGTTGGCAAACCGCTACGTTGAGATAGCGTTGGCAGTGCAGCAGAAGGCAAAGGTTAGGATGCCGAGAAAGTGGAAGAGGAGGTACTGCAAGAAGTGCCATTCCTTCCTTGTTCCAGGTGTTAATGCTCGGGTGAGGTTGAGAGAGAAGAGAATGCCCCACGTTGTTGTAAAATGCTTAGAGTGCGGATACATAATGCGGTATCCGTATTTAAGGGAAAAGAAGGAACGTAGAAAAAGCAATATTTTTAAGGACTAA
- a CDS encoding DUF257 family protein yields the protein MKRGETVLIEHNSLAFTPLALCNLLNWSKKNGWEVIVVDVLDTLKPYREHAELSGISASVLDEVEVIKLGSRVEVGNVIERVSVVEESEMEKELARLFEDIYSKRNVINATVGIEKLFVLYSGSLKDVLSLVDFMVSFVGDKRRKSVFFLNVDMVEKAQPTVLPMLEEFATTVIRTEKNKSFTKFEVLKSINPELEGFEEEISVDDCIEFLKKLNEKAKARTNPCSTFLSSLPALFL from the coding sequence ATTAAGCGGGGAGAAACCGTGCTTATTGAGCATAACAGCTTAGCCTTCACTCCGCTTGCACTTTGTAACTTACTTAACTGGAGTAAGAAAAATGGGTGGGAAGTGATTGTTGTAGACGTCCTTGATACGTTGAAACCTTATAGGGAGCACGCTGAGCTCAGCGGAATTAGTGCAAGTGTTTTGGATGAAGTCGAAGTCATCAAGCTTGGGAGCAGGGTTGAAGTTGGAAATGTCATTGAGAGAGTTTCTGTAGTTGAAGAAAGTGAGATGGAAAAAGAGCTTGCAAGACTGTTTGAGGATATATATTCAAAAAGAAACGTTATTAATGCCACTGTTGGCATAGAAAAACTCTTTGTACTGTATTCCGGGTCTTTAAAGGATGTTTTAAGCCTGGTTGATTTTATGGTGAGCTTTGTGGGTGATAAGAGAAGAAAGTCGGTCTTCTTCCTAAACGTTGATATGGTTGAAAAGGCTCAACCTACAGTACTCCCAATGCTGGAAGAGTTTGCTACAACCGTGATAAGAACAGAGAAAAATAAGTCTTTCACCAAGTTTGAGGTTCTCAAATCCATAAATCCTGAGTTAGAGGGATTTGAAGAAGAAATTAGTGTAGATGATTGTATTGAATTTTTGAAAAAACTGAATGAAAAAGCTAAAGCAAGGACTAATCCTTGCAGCACTTTTCTTTCTTCTCTACCGGCACTATTTCTTTAA
- the serS gene encoding serine--tRNA ligase: MLDINLIRENPDLVKGDLIKRGELEKLKWIDEILELDKKWRGNLKRINLLRRERNKLAVEIGKRKKAGEPVDELLAKSEEIVRQIEELERENNKIREKIDYYLWRLPNITHESVPVGKDDTENVPIKFWGKARVWKGHLESFLEQTQGKMEHEVIEWKPQLHADLLPKLGGADFERAAKVSGSRFFYLLNEIVILDLALIRFALDRLIEKGFTPVIPPYMVRRYIEEGVTAFEDFEDVIYKVEGEDLYLIPTAEHPLAGLHANEILDGNDLPLLYAGVSPCFRKEAGTAGKDTKGIFRVHQFHKVEQFVYSRPEESWEWHEKLLQNAEEIFQALEIPYRVVNICTGDLGYVAAKKYDIEAWMSAQGKFREVVSCSNCTEWQARRLNIRFRDKPNEKPRFVHTLNSTAIATSRAIVAIIENFQEEDGTVKIPKALWPYTGFKEIVPVEKKEKCCKD, from the coding sequence ATGCTCGACATAAATCTCATCCGTGAAAACCCGGATTTGGTAAAGGGAGACCTGATAAAGCGTGGAGAGCTAGAGAAGCTCAAATGGATAGATGAGATCCTTGAGCTTGACAAGAAGTGGAGAGGAAACCTGAAGAGAATTAACCTCCTCAGAAGGGAAAGAAACAAGCTTGCGGTGGAAATTGGTAAGAGGAAAAAGGCTGGAGAGCCTGTAGATGAGCTTCTAGCAAAGAGTGAAGAGATAGTTAGACAGATTGAAGAGCTCGAACGGGAAAACAACAAAATCAGGGAAAAAATTGACTACTACCTCTGGCGCCTTCCAAACATAACCCATGAAAGCGTTCCAGTAGGAAAGGACGACACAGAAAACGTCCCAATAAAATTCTGGGGCAAAGCAAGAGTCTGGAAAGGCCACCTGGAGAGCTTTCTAGAGCAGACCCAAGGAAAGATGGAGCATGAAGTTATTGAATGGAAGCCCCAGCTTCACGCTGACCTTTTACCAAAACTGGGAGGAGCAGACTTTGAGAGGGCTGCAAAGGTAAGCGGTTCAAGGTTCTTCTACCTCTTAAACGAAATCGTCATTCTCGATCTTGCACTCATAAGGTTTGCCCTCGATAGACTCATTGAAAAGGGCTTCACTCCTGTAATACCACCATATATGGTCAGGAGGTACATTGAGGAGGGAGTTACGGCCTTTGAAGACTTTGAGGACGTAATCTACAAGGTGGAAGGAGAAGACCTCTACCTAATCCCCACAGCAGAGCACCCACTTGCTGGCCTTCACGCAAACGAAATCCTTGATGGGAACGACCTGCCCCTCCTCTACGCTGGAGTGAGCCCGTGCTTCAGAAAAGAAGCAGGGACGGCTGGAAAAGACACAAAGGGAATCTTTAGAGTGCACCAGTTCCATAAAGTTGAACAGTTTGTGTATTCAAGACCAGAAGAGAGCTGGGAATGGCACGAAAAGCTCCTGCAAAATGCTGAAGAGATTTTCCAGGCCCTCGAAATTCCATATAGAGTTGTTAACATATGTACCGGTGACTTAGGCTACGTTGCGGCAAAGAAGTATGACATTGAAGCGTGGATGAGCGCACAAGGAAAGTTCAGGGAAGTCGTAAGCTGTTCAAACTGTACGGAATGGCAGGCAAGGAGGCTAAACATAAGGTTCAGGGACAAGCCAAATGAGAAGCCACGTTTTGTTCACACGCTCAACTCAACGGCAATAGCCACATCGAGAGCTATAGTAGCAATAATAGAAAACTTCCAGGAAGAAGATGGAACAGTAAAGATACCAAAAGCTCTCTGGCCCTACACAGGGTTTAAAGAAATAGTGCCGGTAGAGAAGAAAGAAAAGTGCTGCAAGGATTAG
- a CDS encoding molybdenum cofactor synthesis domain-containing protein: MAFLKVVPLEEALKIIDSLPLEPKIEEVALEDALGRVLAEDINSPIDVPPFDRATVDGYAVRSQDTWNASESDPVVLKVIGEVHAGEEPQIEVGEGEAVYISTGAVLPKGADAVIEFEIVERKGDEVIITKPTYPQAGVMKAGVDIPKGKLLLKKGAKLGFKETALLSAVGVNRVKVFAKPKVAVISTGNEVILPGEELRRGKIYDINGRAISDAVRELGGEAYFLGIAGDDEKRLKEKILEGLNYDIIILSGGASGGTRDLTASIIEELGEIKVRGIAIQPGKPTIIGVIDGKPIFGLPGYPTSCLTNFTLLVAPLIRKLLGGEFESQRIKKRLAHKVFSVKGRRQFLPVKIEGEIARPILKGSGAVTSFIEADGFAEIPENVEILDEGEEVDVILFRF; the protein is encoded by the coding sequence ATGGCATTTTTGAAGGTTGTTCCCCTTGAGGAAGCACTGAAAATCATTGATTCCCTGCCACTTGAGCCGAAAATTGAAGAAGTTGCCCTGGAAGACGCTCTTGGAAGAGTTCTTGCGGAGGATATAAACTCCCCTATAGATGTGCCGCCCTTTGATAGGGCAACGGTTGATGGATACGCTGTGAGGAGTCAGGACACATGGAACGCAAGTGAAAGCGACCCAGTAGTTCTTAAAGTAATTGGAGAAGTTCATGCTGGCGAAGAGCCCCAAATTGAAGTTGGAGAAGGAGAAGCAGTGTATATCTCAACGGGAGCAGTACTGCCAAAAGGAGCTGACGCTGTAATAGAGTTCGAGATAGTAGAGAGGAAGGGAGATGAGGTAATAATCACCAAGCCCACGTATCCCCAAGCCGGTGTAATGAAGGCTGGCGTGGATATCCCCAAAGGAAAGCTTCTTCTAAAGAAGGGCGCAAAACTTGGCTTCAAGGAAACCGCTCTTCTTTCGGCTGTAGGAGTTAACAGAGTAAAGGTATTTGCAAAACCAAAAGTTGCAGTAATCAGCACTGGAAATGAGGTTATTTTACCCGGAGAAGAGCTCAGACGCGGGAAGATTTACGATATCAACGGAAGAGCTATAAGTGATGCCGTTAGAGAGCTCGGAGGCGAAGCGTATTTCCTCGGAATAGCAGGGGATGACGAGAAAAGACTAAAAGAAAAGATACTCGAAGGGCTCAATTATGACATCATAATTCTGTCCGGAGGGGCTAGTGGAGGAACAAGAGACTTAACTGCCTCAATAATAGAGGAGCTTGGAGAGATAAAAGTACGCGGAATAGCCATACAGCCCGGCAAGCCTACAATAATCGGAGTTATAGACGGTAAACCAATTTTCGGGCTTCCCGGGTACCCAACTTCTTGTCTAACGAACTTCACCCTTCTTGTGGCACCACTGATCAGGAAGCTCCTAGGCGGAGAGTTTGAAAGTCAAAGAATTAAAAAGAGACTTGCCCATAAGGTGTTTTCCGTCAAAGGCAGAAGACAGTTTTTACCGGTTAAAATTGAGGGAGAAATTGCAAGGCCAATTCTTAAAGGTAGCGGAGCAGTAACAAGCTTTATAGAGGCTGATGGGTTTGCCGAGATTCCAGAGAACGTTGAGATACTGGATGAAGGGGAAGAGGTGGATGTTATTTTGTTCCGCTTTTAA
- a CDS encoding RuvC family protein has protein sequence MRVAVVTENARVYYLATKVLREYKIPFYSLKLTDEIPFDVEVVLTSTEEYDKINFPVKIAVVNENFIDELLARLEGRKRFKNIYIAIDPGERPGVAVVADNRVIEVYHLRNPRDINTILELLEKYPKAKIKIGHGAKRHRVLMLKSLAAVLGEEFPIILVNERGTTPKVGGIEVSQVQDIVASINIALRDGREVKLGELIHAGEPTKGEIEYIKTRSRELSEGKITISSQLAREVARGNLTLEEAIEIHKKRKGGKK, from the coding sequence ATGAGAGTTGCAGTTGTTACTGAGAATGCGAGGGTCTACTATCTTGCAACAAAGGTCTTGCGTGAGTATAAAATCCCTTTTTACAGCCTTAAGCTTACTGATGAAATCCCCTTTGATGTGGAAGTTGTCTTAACGAGCACGGAGGAGTACGACAAAATCAATTTCCCAGTCAAGATAGCGGTTGTAAACGAGAACTTCATAGATGAGCTGCTGGCGAGACTTGAAGGGAGAAAAAGGTTTAAGAACATATACATTGCCATAGACCCCGGGGAAAGGCCGGGAGTGGCTGTTGTTGCAGATAATAGGGTTATTGAGGTTTATCACCTCAGGAATCCCAGGGACATTAACACAATCCTGGAGCTTTTGGAGAAGTATCCAAAGGCAAAAATTAAGATAGGGCACGGGGCAAAGAGACACCGAGTATTGATGCTTAAAAGCCTGGCTGCAGTGCTTGGTGAGGAATTCCCTATCATCCTTGTAAATGAGAGGGGCACGACTCCAAAGGTTGGAGGGATAGAGGTTTCCCAGGTGCAGGATATAGTTGCCTCGATAAACATAGCTTTAAGAGACGGAAGAGAGGTTAAACTGGGAGAACTTATTCATGCCGGTGAACCTACAAAGGGGGAAATTGAATACATAAAAACCCGGAGCCGCGAATTGAGTGAGGGTAAGATAACAATCTCTTCACAGCTCGCGAGAGAGGTTGCTAGGGGCAATTTGACCCTGGAAGAAGCAATTGAAATTCACAAAAAGAGAAAAGGTGGTAAAAAATGA
- a CDS encoding CDC48 family AAA ATPase: MIFGKEETAKEIKLRVAEALKRDVGRGIVRFDRKYQKQLGVEPGDIVELEGERKTAAIVENAHPDDKGLDIIRMDGYIRRNAGVSIGDYVTIRKAEVQEAKKVVLAPAQRGVYLQIPGELVKRNLLGRPVVKGDLIVASGRETEFYTGSPFDELFRGFFESLPLGFGELKFIVVNTIPKGIVQITYNTEIEVLPQAVEVKEEKVPEVTYEDIGGLKEAIQKIREMVELPLKHPELFERLGIEPPKGVLLYGPPGTGKTLLAKAVANEANAHFIAINGPEIMSKYYGESEERLREIFKEAEENAPSIIFIDEIDAIAPKREEVTGEVEKRVVSQLLTLMDGLKSRGKVIVIAATNRPDAIDPALRRPGRFDREIEVGVPDKQGRKEILQIHTRGMPLEPDYDKKSVLKVLNELKRKSSFEEAKLEEIIKKVESAKDENEIKEILKDDGEIYKEVRHRLIDILLEELAEKTHGFVGADLAALAREAAMVVLRRLIAEGKINPEEERIPPEVLQELKVTRADFYEALKMIEPSALREVLLEVPNIKWEDIGGLEEVKQELREAVEWPLKYPKAFQRLGITPPKGILLYGPPGTGKTLLAKAVANESEANFIGIRGPEVLSKWVGESEKRVREIFRKARQAAPTVIFIDEIDAIAQARGSDVNRVMDTLLNQLLTEMDGIEENSGVVVIAATNRPDILDPALLRPGRFDRLILVPAPDEKARLEILKVHTRRVPLASDVSLEELAKKTEGYSGADLAALVREAALIALRRAVSITPKELIEEQAEEFLEKLRVSKRDFEEAMKKVRPSITRYMLDYYKQFEESRKATGGGERKEVDYFTL; the protein is encoded by the coding sequence ATGATTTTTGGGAAAGAGGAAACTGCGAAGGAAATAAAATTGAGGGTTGCTGAGGCGTTAAAGCGAGATGTTGGCAGAGGGATAGTTAGGTTCGATCGAAAGTACCAAAAGCAGCTGGGCGTTGAGCCTGGAGACATAGTAGAGCTGGAAGGAGAACGGAAAACAGCAGCGATAGTTGAAAATGCTCATCCCGATGACAAGGGGCTTGACATAATAAGGATGGATGGATACATTAGAAGAAACGCAGGTGTCAGCATAGGGGATTATGTTACGATACGGAAAGCGGAAGTTCAAGAGGCAAAAAAAGTCGTTTTGGCACCTGCACAGAGGGGAGTCTACCTCCAGATACCGGGAGAATTGGTTAAAAGAAACCTCCTTGGAAGGCCAGTCGTTAAAGGAGATCTAATTGTGGCAAGTGGTAGAGAGACGGAATTTTACACAGGTTCACCTTTTGATGAGCTGTTCAGGGGCTTCTTTGAGAGCCTTCCTTTGGGATTTGGCGAGCTTAAGTTTATTGTCGTGAACACCATTCCAAAAGGAATTGTTCAGATAACCTACAATACTGAGATAGAAGTTCTTCCACAGGCGGTGGAGGTTAAGGAAGAGAAAGTTCCTGAAGTCACCTATGAAGACATTGGTGGTCTCAAAGAGGCTATCCAAAAGATTAGAGAAATGGTGGAGCTCCCTCTGAAGCACCCGGAGCTATTTGAGAGGCTTGGTATTGAGCCGCCTAAGGGTGTTTTGTTGTATGGTCCTCCGGGTACTGGTAAGACTCTCTTGGCTAAGGCTGTGGCCAACGAGGCTAATGCTCACTTCATTGCAATTAACGGTCCAGAAATCATGAGCAAATACTACGGAGAGAGCGAGGAAAGGTTGAGAGAAATCTTTAAGGAGGCAGAGGAAAATGCCCCGAGCATAATCTTTATTGATGAGATTGACGCAATAGCTCCCAAGAGAGAGGAGGTTACAGGTGAAGTTGAGAAGAGAGTAGTTTCACAGTTGCTTACTCTAATGGACGGTCTCAAGAGCAGGGGTAAGGTCATAGTAATAGCCGCTACGAACAGGCCTGATGCCATTGACCCAGCTCTCAGAAGGCCGGGTAGGTTTGATAGGGAGATTGAGGTTGGTGTTCCTGACAAGCAGGGAAGAAAAGAAATTCTCCAAATCCACACAAGAGGAATGCCTCTTGAGCCAGATTATGATAAAAAGAGCGTTTTGAAAGTGTTAAATGAGCTGAAAAGAAAATCCTCCTTTGAGGAGGCGAAGCTTGAGGAGATTATCAAAAAGGTTGAGAGTGCGAAGGACGAAAACGAGATCAAGGAGATTCTAAAAGATGATGGGGAAATATACAAGGAAGTGAGACATCGTTTAATTGATATACTCCTTGAGGAGCTTGCTGAGAAGACTCATGGATTCGTTGGTGCTGACCTCGCAGCACTGGCAAGAGAAGCCGCTATGGTCGTTCTAAGAAGGCTAATAGCTGAAGGAAAGATAAACCCTGAGGAAGAAAGAATTCCGCCAGAAGTGCTCCAGGAGCTTAAGGTAACGAGGGCTGACTTCTACGAAGCATTGAAGATGATTGAACCCTCGGCTTTAAGAGAAGTGCTCTTAGAGGTTCCGAACATTAAGTGGGAGGACATCGGTGGCCTTGAAGAGGTTAAGCAGGAGCTCAGAGAAGCTGTGGAGTGGCCTCTCAAATATCCCAAGGCCTTTCAGAGGCTTGGCATTACACCACCAAAGGGCATTCTCCTCTATGGTCCTCCAGGAACCGGTAAGACCTTGCTGGCCAAGGCCGTTGCTAACGAAAGTGAGGCCAACTTCATCGGCATCAGGGGGCCAGAGGTTCTCAGCAAGTGGGTTGGAGAAAGCGAAAAGAGAGTAAGGGAAATCTTTAGAAAGGCCAGACAGGCTGCTCCAACAGTGATATTCATTGACGAAATTGATGCAATAGCCCAGGCAAGGGGAAGCGACGTTAACAGAGTTATGGACACGTTGCTCAACCAGCTGCTCACGGAGATGGATGGTATTGAGGAGAACAGTGGTGTTGTGGTTATTGCTGCCACGAATAGGCCTGACATTCTTGACCCAGCCTTGCTTAGACCGGGAAGGTTCGACAGGCTTATCCTCGTTCCAGCCCCAGATGAAAAGGCAAGGCTTGAGATTCTTAAGGTTCACACGAGGAGGGTGCCTCTTGCAAGTGATGTTAGCTTAGAAGAGCTCGCAAAGAAAACCGAAGGCTACAGCGGTGCAGATTTGGCTGCACTTGTTAGAGAAGCAGCCCTAATTGCCCTTAGAAGGGCCGTTTCTATAACCCCGAAGGAGCTCATAGAAGAGCAGGCAGAGGAGTTCCTCGAAAAACTCCGCGTTTCAAAGAGGGATTTTGAAGAGGCAATGAAGAAGGTCAGGCCAAGTATAACAAGGTATATGCTTGATTATTACAAGCAATTTGAGGAGAGCAGGAAAGCTACTGGAGGAGGAGAACGTAAAGAGGTTGACTACTTCACCCTTTGA
- a CDS encoding PRC-barrel domain-containing protein: MVKIKASKLRDMEIITDTGIRLGWLYDLSFDEETGEILVIVAEPDEDLDTSEFVTDHEGLLLIPMNAVKSIGEFIVVDHNKLAVKSKIRRLSTIKEKLQGP; encoded by the coding sequence ATGGTGAAAATTAAGGCATCAAAGCTTAGGGATATGGAGATTATAACTGACACTGGAATAAGACTTGGATGGCTTTATGATTTGAGCTTCGACGAGGAAACTGGAGAAATTTTGGTAATTGTTGCCGAGCCAGATGAAGATTTAGACACTAGTGAGTTTGTTACCGATCACGAGGGTCTCCTCCTTATACCTATGAACGCCGTTAAGAGCATCGGAGAATTCATAGTTGTAGACCACAACAAACTTGCAGTCAAATCAAAGATTAGGAGGCTTTCGACAATAAAGGAGAAACTTCAAGGGCCTTGA